The following are encoded together in the Geobacter sulfurreducens PCA genome:
- a CDS encoding PEP-CTERM sorting domain-containing protein, producing MKVLVFLLVTFLSLTSVGVHAAPLTYLFGGKVTSSTMGAFEFSEVQVQVGSPFIGSFTYDSLGSNPQPVNFEVAVLYEYITGLGQGWTVLVDKTQAQLGVSTPDVLGFDSLAIVSNAPVFGVFAGKLENNQLLLYESTYWPSILSDTTNTAANLLLQGPGGAMDYWLNLDAFTIQKFFGVHGLFEGEPWNFVGQIEYLQQTSSPVIVGVVPEPGTGLLIAFGLAGLWGVTACCRKQNKG from the coding sequence ATGAAGGTACTCGTTTTTCTCCTCGTGACATTCCTATCCCTCACATCGGTCGGCGTTCACGCAGCTCCATTGACCTATCTGTTTGGCGGCAAGGTAACCAGTAGCACCATGGGTGCCTTTGAGTTCTCTGAGGTCCAGGTGCAGGTCGGCAGTCCCTTCATTGGTTCGTTCACCTATGACAGCTTAGGTAGCAACCCGCAGCCTGTGAACTTTGAAGTCGCTGTCCTGTATGAATATATCACGGGACTTGGACAAGGTTGGACCGTGCTTGTCGATAAGACTCAGGCTCAATTAGGTGTATCCACCCCTGATGTTCTTGGTTTCGATAGTCTAGCCATTGTTTCGAATGCTCCGGTTTTTGGTGTCTTTGCCGGAAAGCTGGAAAACAACCAATTGCTTCTTTACGAGTCCACATATTGGCCAAGCATTCTGTCGGATACAACTAATACCGCTGCAAATCTGTTGCTTCAGGGGCCAGGTGGAGCAATGGATTATTGGCTCAATCTCGACGCATTCACCATACAAAAGTTTTTTGGGGTTCATGGGCTCTTCGAAGGAGAACCCTGGAATTTCGTCGGACAGATTGAGTATCTGCAGCAAACAAGCTCGCCGGTTATCGTTGGGGTGGTGCCGGAACCGGGGACGGGGTTGCTTATCGCCTTCGGCCTTGCAGGGCTGTGGGGGGTAACCGCATGCTGCCGCAAGCAGAATAAAGGTTGA